The DNA segment AATTCGTATACAGCGCGATAAATGTATAAAACAATAGTAGTGTTTGGGAAAAGTGAGTAATACTTTATGTTATAAAATAACATTTTCggagtatatatttttttacgcGTACATTGATTAATGGAGATAAAGGTTATGTTTTTGTTTAGTATAAAACGTTCCTGTCAAATAACTTTCTTTTTTATGTTTGATTGTAACAAAGTATATTAAAGTCAAACAACTGTTTGTAGAGTATAGAGAAACATCAATTTTATTGCAAAAAATGAGTAGTATAATACAGACTAATCCTGTAGAAGGTTCGATAAGAAAGAAGTTGGTAGATTCTTTAAGTCCATCGTATATTGAAGTCATAAACGAGTCGCATATGCATAATGTTCCTAAAGGCTCTGAAACACACTTTAAAGTAGTTGTTGTGTCCGACTCATTCAAAGATAAATCACTTATTCAGGTAAGAATGTTTTAAATGAAAAGAGTTTAGAATAGAACTGTCTTAAAGTGAAAGAAGCTTAATATAATTTTCAGACGGTACTCTTGTATTTCAATTTCATGACATACTATTTAGTTTTATAAATTGTTCTTTAAATTACTAGTTAAAATTTTCTTGCTATACATATACGTACACTCGAATcttataatttattaatttagcGCCATCGAATGGTTAATAAATTGTTGGAAACCGAATTAGAAGGTGGCGTGCATGCATTATCGATTGTGGTAAGTATTATTATAAAAGCGCTTAAATATAACatagaaaatttaaaaataaattctttATCGTTTATTTACAAAGGCGAAAACGCCTGACCAATGGAAAGACAAGGATAATGTAAGCCCAAGTCCGGTCTGCAGAGGTGGCTTTGGAAGATAACGTCCTTGTTTGATGATGAATTAGATAttacatatgtacatataatCCCTTTCCAGAAAGTATATGTTTACTAaggtttttatttaattttaaattataGTTACGTGTAAAGTTAAACAAAATTAAAATGACATAATCGTGAATGtttaaatttataataatacGTAATTATTTAATCaactgaaaattaattaaaaaaataaagatACATTAATGTCATAAAGCAAAAGTATCCAGTCTTAATTTTCCCTCGTTTTCAGTGAAATAAAGTACATCAGCCATACATTGTTCCGCTACTGCTTCTTCAGCTCTATCATTCATCTGTGAAATGCAAACGGTTTTATATAAAAGAATTTATTaagaatatatatgtatttttaatttctaGACATTAGATTTATCTCTGCCAGTATGATACATACCCCTCTAAATGTGATATCTGAAGGGGAACATTTAAAATTTGGTCCAAAATTAACAGATACTGTAGCACTTTTATGAATGGAGACTGTGGGGTAGTAAGCACCTTTGTTAATATCAATGAATGCTTCACCTTGATTTAtcccattcttgtaaaatataACTTTGCTTCCTTGTAATGGTTTCAAAGCTTTAAGTGTTTCAGGTACTTGATCTTTTTCTTCATAATAGAGATGACTTTTAAATTTCACTAAGGGCTAGTATATTATAGATATTAATTTATGAAGGATATTTGAAAATGAAATAAGAATAAATTTATACTTATTCTTTACCCGATCCTTATAGGTGTTTGGTAAATGTGAAGCATCGTGTGCATCGGGTAAAATTATGAGGAATCCTAATGTATCACCTTCTCCGTAACCATTGCTATAATGTTTTCCTCTACTTTCATGAAATCTTGTGCCCTTTCTATTAACGAGCATAATTACATAGTTATGTTGTTTTATATTGGTATTctgattattattaataaaattaggcCATACCTAGATCTCCAAGAATATCCAAATTTATCGTAACCCAGTGGAGCTTGTAAATTCGCATACTCTTGCCCCCATCCTAATCTTGTAGCCGATCCTTCTGGCATTTCTTCAATAGTTGCTTCCCAGTACCATGTACCTTTACTTACATCTAAAAAATGGTTAAATCACATAAATAATACATAGAATAAGAAAGAGTATTCTATTTTTCAGTGGTATGATAGAAGTTATTATCTTATAGTAAAGGATACCGGTGTAAGGTATGAGATTTTTTTATGGACATTTTTCATCTTTTGTTTTTATGGAGCGAGAGCTGCTTAATCCCAATAGTGGTGTAATCTACACTGGTattctttattttaattaacCAATTTAAGGGTAACAGATTCTAATTTTACATACTGTGAGTTGCTCTGACCATGCAATAGCCTTTTTCTCCAGTGACCGCTAGTCTGTCTTCTGAAACTCTAAGCTGTGGTGCTCGATCATGCAATGCAAGTAAAACTGTACTTGGATTTAATGCTCTATAGAGCCAACCAGGAATAGGTTTTCCAGCCCAATCGCTACTTTCATCAAATTCCTGTCAAATAATGTTAGATCTCATAATACATTGGAGATGCAATACATACATTACACTTTAACATATTCAGTTAGATAACAAAATAAAAGTGGAAGAAAACGAAACTGAATGCTATCACAAACCTGTCTAAAAGGTGCGTGAGGATCAGGTTCAGCGAGGATGTATCTATAGCCATCTTTATTGAATGGATGTTCAAGAGGGTATCCATGAGCAGGTAATTTAGGAGTTGCCATATCCGAACCCCTACCCTTTTTGCCAGGTCCTGTACCTGCTCCTTCTCCAGGAAACTTACGTTTTGCATTGCGTCCACGAAAACCTCCAGTGAGTGGTACTATACATGCCATAGTTATGCTTATTATATTAATCATGCAGCAGgagtttttatattttattattaaaaatataaaattttatatGTCAATTTATGTCTTCGACTTTTTCTACCCTAAACTAACAATTATAATAGAATTAACCTTCTGCTGTGTAATAATACatgtaataatataatatacatataggGTTCAATAAGAAACTTAACCTATTTAAGAGTCATAGACATTTTACGATTAAGCAGGTTGTTGGTATCATGGTATTGACTAAtatcttgataagataagaAGTaactaaaacaaaaaaaaagaactaaCTACTGAGAATTGGAAATGATAAAAATGAATATGAAGGTATTATTAACAAAACGAACGTACAGCAATCCAATAGAAAATACTTAAAATTTCTCTAATCTGTTTTCATAAATAAGtaattttatacatatttaaaataaatgttTGTTCATTACATGAATTATCTGTTAACACATTGAAATAATCAAATAATCTTGTGTTACAATCGATTTATAAATGACACTCACCGACATGCTGAACTCCCATTTCTGTTACTTTTAAATGACCACCTTTAATCATTGCTTCATAATTTGGTTTAATCATTTGAAGATCAGAGGATATAAGTCCAAATAATTGACCATCTGGTGTGGTTTCATCAATAGTAAATAACGACCCAACATCTTTTAATAGAGCTCTATGTATCTGTGGTAAAATGTTGATTATACtttagaaaataatttttaaataacatttttaaataaaatgagTGCACTAAAATTATAGATTAGTTACCGTTGCATGCCACGATTGAGTTACTCTACGTGGCATTGTAGTCATGCTATCCCAATGGCATTCAATAAAGGGGATAATGTCTTTATCTttatgaaaatatattttttgttcatTATCTTTCTGAGTCAATTGCAGTAAATTTGCAATTGCTGTTACACACATTTGTGGAAATGCTGAAACAAAAGTTatctatttctaatttcattaaaCATTTGGATCAGCGaacaaattatataccatacaATTCTGTCTTACGTGCTTGGTTTTTTTTGAAACTTTCCAAACCAGTTGGCGAACAATTCTTGCACATGAATATGTAATTCATCATAAAAGGTACCAATTTACCTAGTTGATATCCAATACAAGATTCATGAAACCATCTTGAACAGCTAGCACACAATAGTTCTATGATATTCAGATTTCTTTCCTTTCCactgaaaaaaataaaaattcttaaTCATCGATAattggtttttttttatatgttaTTTGCGGAATAAATTACCAATAACAATTTGCACTTTCGCTGCTATTGGTTCTGCCATTGGCTTTCTCTGCGCTTTCTTCCAATTTATGTTTCTGTTTATTTTTATCATCGTGCTTTAGTTTCGCTTTATCTTCAATAGATTCAAGTTGAGCCCCGTCTATTTTATTATTCGGACTGTAAAGAAAATACACTTGTACTTAAATAGAGAAACACAATAATAAATTCATAACctcaaaaatatttttatagaTTTGAAATGAGTACTTGCGAAGAAAGTTAAGCGTACTTGTCATTGTGCATATAAATACACGAATTATTACCTGTCAGCTTTTTCCTCTGACATTGTTTATGCTCctattatattttaattaccCGTTTTACCTTTCCTTGCGGGTGTTTCTTATATGTTTTTTAAATACCTTATTCTTTCGATATAAAGAAATGTATGTACAAAGTATATACGATTATACATGCTTCCTTCGTTTTACTTTTGATACGCTCGACGTTAATTAGTTTTCAAATTTCAATTGATTTAACTTAATATGTTGTATGCTTGTATGTACAGACGATGTGTTGGATTCTGGCGCCTCCACTAACTAAGCACAGATCCAGCGGCTGTCCAATAGGAGGAGTAATTTTGTTTAGAAGCACCATTCGTTAGAGACGTCTGTGTGTTTAAAAAGTAAGCTGCTGAAAGATTAGTTCGGTGTGAACATTTACTGTTATTGGAACGAATGCGAAAATGATGTAAAGAATGAATTCGACGGTTATTTTCTGTTCGAGCCGTCATGGTTGAATGTGACACGCACAAATTTGAAATTACTATCTCCAATTCTTGATTCTTCGATGGTAAGTAAACGTCCTTGTCGAAATAAAAGTTTCGGCGGCTTTAACTTTTTTTAAAACActtttaaaacatttttaataagaaTAAGAATCATTTAAGTATATACATGTTATCATCGTCATATAAGTTTAAACTAATGTCACAGAAGTCTAGTTTATAAGGTGTTACATTATCTACAACTTCTTTATGTTTCAAGATTTT comes from the Xylocopa sonorina isolate GNS202 chromosome 1, iyXylSono1_principal, whole genome shotgun sequence genome and includes:
- the LOC143425499 gene encoding DNA-binding transcriptional regulator BolA: MYKTIVVFGKKYRETSILLQKMSSIIQTNPVEGSIRKKLVDSLSPSYIEVINESHMHNVPKGSETHFKVVVVSDSFKDKSLIQRHRMVNKLLETELEGGVHALSIVAKTPDQWKDKDNVSPSPVCRGGFGR
- the Ash2 gene encoding set1/Ash2 histone methyltransferase complex subunit ASH2 isoform X1; translation: MSEEKADSPNNKIDGAQLESIEDKAKLKHDDKNKQKHKLEESAEKANGRTNSSESANCYCGKERNLNIIELLCASCSRWFHESCIGYQLGKLVPFMMNYIFMCKNCSPTGLESFKKNQAPFPQMCVTAIANLLQLTQKDNEQKIYFHKDKDIIPFIECHWDSMTTMPRRVTQSWHATIHRALLKDVGSLFTIDETTPDGQLFGLISSDLQMIKPNYEAMIKGGHLKVTEMGVQHVVPLTGGFRGRNAKRKFPGEGAGTGPGKKGRGSDMATPKLPAHGYPLEHPFNKDGYRYILAEPDPHAPFRQEFDESSDWAGKPIPGWLYRALNPSTVLLALHDRAPQLRVSEDRLAVTGEKGYCMVRATHNVSKGTWYWEATIEEMPEGSATRLGWGQEYANLQAPLGYDKFGYSWRSRKGTRFHESRGKHYSNGYGEGDTLGFLIILPDAHDASHLPNTYKDRPLVKFKSHLYYEEKDQVPETLKALKPLQGSKVIFYKNGINQGEAFIDINKGAYYPTVSIHKSATVSVNFGPNFKCSPSDITFRGMNDRAEEAVAEQCMADVLYFTENEGKLRLDTFAL
- the Ash2 gene encoding set1/Ash2 histone methyltransferase complex subunit ASH2 isoform X2, with translation MATPKLPAHGYPLEHPFNKDGYRYILAEPDPHAPFRQEFDESSDWAGKPIPGWLYRALNPSTVLLALHDRAPQLRVSEDRLAVTGEKGYCMVRATHNVSKGTWYWEATIEEMPEGSATRLGWGQEYANLQAPLGYDKFGYSWRSRKGTRFHESRGKHYSNGYGEGDTLGFLIILPDAHDASHLPNTYKDRPLVKFKSHLYYEEKDQVPETLKALKPLQGSKVIFYKNGINQGEAFIDINKGAYYPTVSIHKSATVSVNFGPNFKCSPSDITFRGMNDRAEEAVAEQCMADVLYFTENEGKLRLDTFAL